A region of Thermococcus piezophilus DNA encodes the following proteins:
- a CDS encoding transglutaminase-like domain-containing protein, whose product MMRRTVFALVIVLMVFVSGCITVVQQTETSPTTSHSTYPSTSPTPQTTITTTTTTPPATWTNPEVQWNNLTVFLPSQDAQLNCSGVLWRYILKDALPCMLSGPELEVISPFAAELKGATLEESVWNVLDWEGQWVTYDREKAKEPFAKIIIYPDGRQEVVTGQNNTIQTPYETIMRGKGICTDYTVLTDALLLAMNYSPVYAMGINLTDLGHAAALVRIDGWFFVLDQRLPPMDLGSYYRYWERQGRRVINATLYEIRPGNDLASVKTLGILRGKDFLKQDYTMTENDATALAYRMVRLLSEEFNLAIDSSLSLLSDGKLPEGYKSGKAWVVTYQNLADYYHLIFHEQYAEWLVGRITSDEELFGNIEKSDAVWIEVKAEGNDLAVTLYLGER is encoded by the coding sequence ATGATGAGAAGGACAGTCTTCGCGCTGGTAATTGTGCTCATGGTGTTCGTCTCAGGATGTATCACTGTAGTTCAGCAAACTGAAACTTCACCCACTACTTCCCATTCAACGTACCCTTCAACGTCCCCAACACCACAGACTACAATTACCACAACAACTACAACCCCTCCTGCAACTTGGACAAATCCGGAGGTTCAGTGGAACAACCTGACGGTTTTTCTGCCCAGCCAGGACGCCCAGTTGAACTGCAGCGGCGTCCTATGGCGCTACATACTCAAGGACGCCCTTCCCTGCATGCTGAGCGGGCCGGAGCTTGAGGTCATCTCGCCCTTCGCCGCTGAGCTGAAGGGCGCGACTCTCGAAGAGAGCGTCTGGAACGTCCTTGACTGGGAAGGGCAGTGGGTAACATACGACCGGGAGAAGGCGAAAGAGCCTTTTGCCAAGATTATCATTTACCCCGACGGAAGACAGGAAGTAGTTACGGGGCAGAACAACACGATACAGACTCCCTACGAGACGATTATGCGAGGAAAGGGCATATGCACTGACTACACGGTTCTCACCGACGCCCTGCTCTTGGCCATGAACTACTCGCCCGTTTACGCGATGGGGATAAACCTCACCGACCTTGGCCACGCAGCGGCACTCGTTAGGATAGACGGCTGGTTCTTCGTCCTCGACCAGCGCCTGCCTCCGATGGATCTTGGCTCCTACTACCGCTACTGGGAGAGGCAGGGACGTAGGGTCATCAACGCGACTCTCTACGAGATTCGGCCGGGCAACGATTTAGCCTCCGTGAAGACCCTCGGTATTTTAAGGGGGAAGGACTTCCTCAAGCAGGACTACACCATGACGGAGAACGACGCAACAGCGCTCGCCTACAGGATGGTCAGGCTGCTCTCCGAGGAGTTCAACCTGGCGATTGACAGCTCCCTCTCGCTGCTCTCCGACGGAAAGCTTCCCGAGGGATACAAATCGGGCAAAGCCTGGGTTGTAACCTACCAGAATCTTGCGGATTACTACCACCTAATATTCCACGAACAGTATGCAGAATGGCTTGTTGGGCGGATAACTTCCGACGAGGAACTCTTCGGCAATATTGAGAAGAGCGACGCAGTATGGATTGAGGTGAAAGCCGAGGGAAACGACCTAGCCGTAACCCTCTACCTCGGAGAACGCTAA
- a CDS encoding rhomboid family intramembrane serine protease: MSLKGFTMKYGRVTTLLFGINVLVYIFEAILSGNPIDIGIEVLARLGQWNYAVINGAWWQLLTAMFVHVGILHLAFNMYFLLMLGSQLERLFGGRVLVFTYLVAGLVGNLVTLFLLPPNSVSAGASGALFGIVGLLIMTSGIIRGNIGRALTNAFLLFLINSLFPGVNAFAHLGGLITGILLGLYYGKKLRRKLMAMTYGYAW; encoded by the coding sequence ATGAGCCTTAAAGGCTTCACAATGAAGTACGGTAGGGTAACAACTCTGCTCTTTGGCATCAACGTGCTCGTTTACATCTTCGAGGCCATACTGAGCGGTAACCCGATAGACATAGGCATCGAGGTTCTTGCAAGGCTCGGTCAGTGGAACTACGCGGTCATAAACGGCGCCTGGTGGCAGCTCCTCACTGCCATGTTCGTTCACGTGGGAATACTCCACCTAGCCTTCAACATGTACTTTCTCCTTATGCTCGGCAGTCAGCTCGAACGTCTCTTTGGTGGCAGGGTTCTCGTCTTTACTTACTTGGTTGCTGGTCTCGTCGGCAACCTGGTCACGCTCTTCCTCCTTCCGCCTAACTCCGTGAGCGCTGGGGCAAGTGGTGCCCTCTTTGGGATAGTGGGCCTTTTAATAATGACCTCTGGAATAATCAGGGGTAATATTGGAAGGGCCCTCACAAACGCTTTCCTCCTCTTCCTTATCAACAGCCTGTTCCCCGGGGTGAACGCCTTCGCCCACCTCGGCGGGCTTATAACAGGCATCCTGCTGGGGCTCTACTATGGCAAGAAGCTCAGAAGAAAGCTCATGGCAATGACCTATGGCTATGCCTGGTGA